The Gloeocapsa sp. PCC 73106 genomic sequence GTTCGAATTTATACTTACCATAATCCATGATTCGACATACAGGAGGATCCGCGGTATCACTGACTAGAACTAAATCTAACCCTTTTTCTTCAGCAAGTTCTAAAGCTTCATCTCTGGAAATAATCCCTATTTGTGCTCCATCTGGATCGATAACACGCAGTTTGGGAAAACGGATGTTTGCGTTAATTGGGGGTACATCACGCTGAAAGCGTTTCTTTTCTATCACAGGCGTATGTTAGTTTCTGTCCTAATTGGTTGATTCGAAAAAATAAAGTTTATTATTAATAATCTTACTAGTACCTATTATAACTTTTAGTTCAAAAAACAGTAAAATTAAAGTAAAAATTTATTAAGTAAGCCGTGGGGCAATATTGGTACGAAAGAATCGGTCATCAGCGAGATTGGGTATGGCGAGGTTGGCAGACTCGTTACACGTATCTAAGAGCTAGAGCAGATAGTCATGAGCCTCCTTTAATATTTTTGCACGGTTTTGGAGCAGCGATCGAACATTGGCGCCACAATTTACCCGTACTGAGTGAAAATCACAGTGTTTATGCCCTAGATTTACTCGGTTTTGGTGGTTCGAGAAAAGCCGACACCAACTATACTATTGATCTTTGGGTGGAACAGTTACACGATTTCTGGGCTACTTTTATCGGTCAACCCGTGATTTTGGTAGGAAATTCCATCGGTTCACTAATCTGTCTGATGGCGGCGGCTCGATATCCAGAAATGGCTGATAGACTAGTAATGCTTACCCTACCCGATATATCTATTCGTCAGGAAATCATTTCCCCCTGGTTATTACCCCTAATTACTGGTTTAGAAAATTTGGTAGCATCTCCCCCATTACTAATAGGGCTATTTAGAATTGTACGCAGTCCAGCGGTTTTGAAGCGTTGGCTAGGTTTAGCTTATTATAATCAGGAGAAAATAACCCCAGAATTAGTAGAAATTATCGCAGCACCACCTCAGGATATTGGGGCTACTCAGGCTTTTTTGCGTTTGTTTCAAAGTCTGAGAAAACCGGAATTTAGTGAACCTGTGGTCCCAATTTTAACAGAAATGAATATTCCTATGTTACTTATCTGGGGCAAAAAAGACCGGATTATTCCTCCTCTTATGGCTAAGCTACTAGCTGAGTTGAATCCTTGTATAGATTTAATTGAATTAGAAAACGTTGGTCACTGTCCCCATGATGAATGTCCTGAGGAATTTAATCAAATCCTCACTAATTGGTTAAAATTGAAAAATAGCATAGGGTGACTAATTGACTTAGCATGAAGCATACATTATCCGTCCTGGTGGAAGACGAAGCGGGAGTTCTCACCAGAATCGCTGGACTATTTGCCCGCAGAGG encodes the following:
- a CDS encoding alpha/beta fold hydrolase; translation: MGQYWYERIGHQRDWVWRGWQTRYTYLRARADSHEPPLIFLHGFGAAIEHWRHNLPVLSENHSVYALDLLGFGGSRKADTNYTIDLWVEQLHDFWATFIGQPVILVGNSIGSLICLMAAARYPEMADRLVMLTLPDISIRQEIISPWLLPLITGLENLVASPPLLIGLFRIVRSPAVLKRWLGLAYYNQEKITPELVEIIAAPPQDIGATQAFLRLFQSLRKPEFSEPVVPILTEMNIPMLLIWGKKDRIIPPLMAKLLAELNPCIDLIELENVGHCPHDECPEEFNQILTNWLKLKNSIG